From Aquabacter sp. L1I39, the proteins below share one genomic window:
- the dnaE gene encoding DNA polymerase III subunit alpha: MSDPGFVHLHLHSAYSLLEGALTFGKLADLAKGDSQPALALTDTGNLFGALEFSEKMSGVGIQPILGVSLAVDVETPQQRGSVLPVKKPRIVLLAARAEGWRNLMTLVSRSYLETANDDEPRIRLDWLDDANAGLIALTGGPSGPIDRALATGHADIAAERLATLARLFPDRLYVEVQRHGMAVEQFVEPQLLDLAYDRSLPLVATNEPFFAAQSDYEAHDALVCIAEGRMVSEGDRPRLTAEHRFKTRAEMLALFADLPEATANTVEIARRCAHRVRTAKPILPRFTTGEGQGEDALAAEAAELERQAQEGLAQRLAKHGPAEGLDTQVYEERLAYEISVITKMKFPGYFLIVSDFIKWAKAHDIPVGPGRGSGAGSLVAYSLQITDLDPLRFGLLFERFLNPDRVSMPDFDVDFCQDRRDEVIQYVQRRYGRSQVAQIITFGTLQARGVLRDVGRVLEMPYGQVDKLCKLVPQNPAAPVTLKQAIHDEPRLQAAREEEVVGRAFDIAVKLEGLNRHASTHAAGIVIGDRPLHQLVPLYRDPKSDMPVTQYNMKWVEQAGLVKFDFLGLKTLTTITTAVRLIRQRGIDLDISKIPLDDPKTYAMLARGETVGVFQVESAGMRRALVDMKADRIEDLIALVALYRPGPMANIPVYCDCKHGRAQPDYIHPKLEPYLKETFGVIIYQEQVMQIAQALAGYSLGEADLLRRAMGKKIRAEMEKQRARFVDGAQERGVPKAQADTIFDLLAKFADYGFNKSHAAAYALVAYQTAWLKANYATEFLAASMTLDMGNTDKLAEFRQESQRLGIEVVPPSVNLSAREFQVVDGKIIYAMAAIKGVGGAAVDALVAARGGQPFKDLSDFADRLPVKMVNKRTLESLVNAGCFDVLEKNRARVFASLEVIVAHAAREEQGRALGQNDMFGSGPVKAALPLPQAEPWEPSERLKREHDAIGFFLTGHPLDDYAPALKKMRVQSFADFSRAVRNGAAAGRLGATVVSRQERRTKSGTRMGIVGLSDPSGHFEAVIFSEGLAHYRDLLEPGTPLLLMVGAELQGEDVRVRIQTCERLDEVTSRANRSLRIFVKSPEPLDGIARRLSDGKGDGEVSLVLLMEESKAEVEIRLEGRFPVSPQIAGALKSIPGVIAVEAA; the protein is encoded by the coding sequence ATGTCCGATCCCGGCTTCGTCCACCTGCATCTGCATTCGGCCTATTCCCTGCTGGAAGGCGCGCTGACGTTCGGCAAGCTGGCGGACCTCGCCAAGGGCGATTCCCAGCCGGCACTGGCGCTCACCGACACGGGCAATCTGTTCGGGGCGCTGGAGTTTTCCGAGAAGATGTCAGGCGTCGGCATCCAGCCCATCCTGGGCGTGTCGCTGGCGGTGGATGTGGAGACGCCGCAGCAGCGCGGGTCCGTCCTGCCGGTGAAGAAGCCGCGCATCGTGCTGCTTGCGGCGCGGGCGGAGGGGTGGCGGAACCTCATGACCTTGGTCTCCCGTTCCTATCTGGAGACGGCCAATGACGATGAACCGCGCATCCGGCTGGATTGGCTGGACGACGCCAATGCGGGCCTGATCGCGCTCACGGGCGGTCCGTCGGGGCCGATCGACCGGGCCCTGGCCACGGGCCACGCGGACATTGCGGCGGAGCGCCTCGCCACGCTGGCGCGCCTCTTCCCGGATCGGCTTTATGTGGAAGTGCAGCGCCATGGCATGGCCGTGGAACAGTTCGTGGAGCCGCAGCTCCTGGACCTTGCCTATGACCGCTCGCTGCCCCTCGTCGCCACCAACGAGCCCTTCTTCGCTGCCCAATCGGACTATGAGGCGCACGATGCCCTGGTCTGCATCGCCGAGGGCCGCATGGTGTCGGAAGGCGATCGCCCGCGCCTGACAGCCGAGCACCGCTTCAAGACCCGGGCCGAGATGCTCGCCTTATTCGCGGACCTGCCGGAGGCGACGGCCAATACGGTGGAGATCGCCCGCCGCTGCGCCCACCGGGTGCGCACCGCCAAGCCCATCTTGCCGCGCTTCACCACCGGGGAAGGGCAGGGGGAGGACGCGCTGGCCGCCGAGGCGGCCGAGCTGGAGCGGCAGGCGCAAGAGGGCCTCGCCCAGCGCCTCGCCAAGCATGGCCCCGCCGAAGGGCTGGACACGCAGGTCTATGAGGAGCGGCTCGCCTACGAGATTTCCGTCATCACCAAGATGAAGTTTCCCGGCTACTTCCTCATCGTGTCGGACTTCATCAAATGGGCCAAGGCCCACGACATTCCGGTGGGACCGGGCCGTGGATCGGGCGCGGGATCGCTGGTGGCCTATTCGCTCCAGATCACGGACCTCGACCCGCTGCGGTTCGGCCTGCTGTTCGAGCGCTTCTTGAACCCCGACCGCGTGTCCATGCCCGACTTCGACGTGGACTTCTGCCAGGACCGGCGCGACGAGGTGATCCAATATGTGCAGCGCCGCTACGGGCGCTCACAGGTGGCGCAGATCATCACCTTCGGTACCCTCCAGGCGCGTGGCGTGCTGCGCGACGTGGGGCGCGTGCTGGAGATGCCCTATGGCCAGGTGGACAAGCTCTGCAAGCTGGTTCCGCAGAACCCGGCTGCCCCTGTCACCCTCAAGCAGGCCATCCATGACGAGCCCCGCCTCCAGGCGGCGCGCGAGGAGGAGGTGGTCGGCCGGGCCTTCGACATCGCCGTGAAGCTGGAGGGCCTCAACCGCCACGCCTCCACCCACGCGGCGGGCATCGTGATCGGCGACCGGCCGCTGCACCAGCTGGTGCCGCTCTATCGCGATCCCAAGTCCGACATGCCGGTCACCCAGTACAATATGAAATGGGTGGAGCAGGCGGGCCTGGTGAAGTTCGACTTCCTCGGTCTCAAGACGCTGACCACCATCACCACGGCGGTGCGGCTGATCCGCCAGCGGGGGATCGACCTCGACATTTCCAAGATCCCCCTGGACGATCCCAAGACCTACGCCATGCTGGCCCGCGGCGAGACGGTGGGCGTGTTCCAGGTGGAAAGCGCGGGCATGCGCCGCGCCCTCGTGGACATGAAGGCCGACCGCATCGAGGACCTGATCGCCCTCGTGGCCCTCTACCGTCCCGGCCCCATGGCCAACATCCCCGTCTATTGCGACTGCAAGCACGGGCGGGCGCAGCCGGACTATATCCACCCCAAGCTCGAGCCCTATCTGAAGGAAACCTTCGGCGTCATCATCTACCAGGAGCAGGTGATGCAGATCGCCCAGGCGCTCGCCGGCTATTCGCTGGGCGAAGCCGACCTGCTGCGGCGCGCCATGGGCAAGAAGATCCGCGCCGAGATGGAAAAGCAGCGCGCCCGCTTCGTGGACGGCGCCCAGGAGCGCGGCGTTCCCAAGGCCCAGGCGGACACCATCTTCGACCTCCTGGCCAAGTTCGCCGACTACGGCTTCAACAAGTCCCACGCGGCGGCTTACGCGCTGGTGGCCTACCAGACCGCTTGGCTGAAGGCGAACTACGCCACCGAGTTCCTGGCGGCGTCCATGACGCTGGACATGGGCAATACGGACAAGCTGGCGGAATTCCGCCAGGAGTCCCAGCGGCTCGGCATCGAAGTGGTGCCGCCTTCGGTGAATTTGTCGGCCCGTGAATTCCAGGTGGTGGACGGCAAGATTATCTATGCCATGGCCGCCATCAAGGGCGTGGGTGGTGCGGCCGTGGATGCGCTGGTCGCCGCCCGCGGCGGTCAGCCGTTCAAGGACCTGTCGGATTTCGCCGATCGCCTGCCGGTCAAGATGGTCAACAAGCGCACCCTTGAAAGCCTGGTGAATGCCGGCTGCTTCGACGTGCTTGAGAAGAACCGCGCCCGGGTCTTCGCGTCGCTGGAAGTGATCGTCGCCCATGCCGCGCGCGAGGAGCAGGGCAGGGCGCTGGGGCAGAACGATATGTTCGGCTCCGGCCCGGTGAAGGCCGCCCTGCCGCTGCCCCAGGCCGAGCCGTGGGAGCCTTCCGAGCGGCTGAAGCGCGAGCATGATGCCATCGGCTTCTTCCTCACTGGCCATCCGCTGGATGATTACGCCCCCGCTCTGAAGAAGATGCGGGTGCAGTCCTTCGCGGATTTTTCCCGTGCCGTGCGCAATGGCGCGGCGGCCGGGCGGCTGGGGGCCACCGTGGTGTCACGCCAGGAGCGGCGCACCAAGTCCGGGACCCGCATGGGCATTGTCGGCCTGTCCGACCCCTCCGGCCATTTCGAGGCGGTGATCTTCTCCGAGGGCCTCGCCCATTATCGCGACCTCTTGGAGCCGGGCACGCCGCTCCTGCTCATGGTGGGGGCGGAGCTTCAGGGCGAAGATGTGCGGGTGCGCATCCAGACCTGCGAGCGGCTGGACGAGGTGACCTCGCGCGCCAATCGCAGCCTGCGCATCTTTGTGAAGTCGCCTGAACCCCTCGACGGCATCGCCCGGCGCCTGTCGGACGGCAAGGGAGACGGGGAGGTCAGCCTCGTCCTGCTCATGGAGGAGAGCAAGGCGGAGGTGGAGATTCGCCTGGAGGGACGGTTCCCCGTCTCGCCCCAGATCGCGGGCGCACTGAAGTCCATTCCAGGCGTGATTGCGGTGGAGGCGGCCTGA
- a CDS encoding EamA family transporter, producing MKAFVGSWQFWALGAAVFAALTAIFGKVGVSAVHSDMATLIRTVVILAIIALVVMAGDAWQAPSTIPAKTWVFMILSGIATGASWLCYFRALQMGDAGQVAPLDKLSVVMVAIFGAIFLGERLSALNWLGVALIAGGAILVAVR from the coding sequence ATGAAGGCGTTTGTAGGAAGCTGGCAATTCTGGGCGCTGGGGGCGGCAGTGTTCGCAGCCCTCACCGCCATTTTCGGCAAGGTGGGGGTGAGCGCCGTCCATTCGGACATGGCGACCCTGATCCGAACGGTGGTGATTCTCGCCATCATCGCGCTTGTGGTGATGGCGGGCGATGCCTGGCAGGCGCCCAGCACCATCCCCGCCAAGACCTGGGTCTTCATGATCCTGTCGGGGATCGCCACGGGCGCGTCCTGGCTCTGCTACTTCCGCGCGCTCCAGATGGGCGATGCCGGACAGGTGGCCCCGCTCGACAAATTGAGCGTGGTGATGGTCGCCATCTTCGGCGCCATCTTCCTGGGCGAGCGGCTGAGCGCCCTCAACTGGCTGGGCGTCGCCCTCATTGCCGGCGGGGCGATCCTGGTGGCCGTTCGATAG
- a CDS encoding ABC transporter ATP-binding protein — MTASTFDDFAGPPALAIADVSRRYPQGEGVIEVLRAANLVVEPGQSVALVAPSGSGKSTLLHLCGLLEHPDEGEVYIDGRPTAKLPDAERTRMRRLHVGFVYQFHHLLPEFTALENVMMPQMIRGLSKKDSAARAKDLLSYLGLGHRLSHRPAELSGGEQQRVAIARALANAPRLLLADEPTGNLDPRTSDHVFGALSELVHATGVAAIIATHNLTLASQMHRRVTVMDGQVVELD, encoded by the coding sequence ATGACCGCTTCCACCTTCGACGATTTCGCCGGGCCTCCGGCACTTGCCATCGCCGATGTGTCACGCCGCTATCCCCAGGGCGAGGGCGTGATCGAGGTGCTGCGCGCGGCCAATCTGGTGGTGGAGCCGGGCCAGTCCGTAGCGCTGGTGGCGCCATCCGGCTCGGGCAAATCCACCTTGCTGCATCTGTGCGGCCTGCTGGAACATCCGGACGAGGGCGAGGTCTATATTGACGGCCGCCCCACGGCCAAGCTGCCCGATGCGGAGCGGACCCGCATGCGGCGGCTCCATGTGGGCTTCGTCTACCAGTTCCATCACCTCCTGCCCGAATTCACGGCGCTAGAGAATGTGATGATGCCGCAGATGATCCGCGGCCTTTCGAAAAAGGATTCGGCCGCGCGGGCGAAGGACCTCCTGTCCTATCTCGGGCTCGGCCATCGGCTGTCCCATCGGCCCGCGGAACTTTCGGGCGGCGAGCAGCAGCGTGTGGCCATCGCCCGGGCGCTGGCCAATGCGCCGCGCCTGCTGCTGGCGGACGAGCCCACCGGCAATCTCGATCCGCGCACGTCGGACCACGTGTTCGGGGCGCTCTCGGAATTGGTCCATGCCACCGGGGTCGCGGCCATCATCGCCACCCACAATTTGACCCTCGCCTCCCAGATGCACCGGCGCGTGACCGTCATGGACGGGCAGGTGGTGGAACTGGACTGA
- a CDS encoding lipoprotein-releasing ABC transporter permease subunit, with product MASSTATGTDEPSGTRPFSAFEWMLSLRYLRARRKEGFISVIAGFSFLGIMLGVATLIIVMAVMNGFRQELLSKILGLNGHLLVQPMESPLTDYLAVAERISKLNGVRLAVPLVEGQALASSPYNASGVLVRGLSEKDLRALPSIANNIRQGTLEGFDQGQGLAIGKRLADQLSLHAGDNITLVAPRGAVTPMGTSPRIKVYKVAAVFEIGMSEYDGAFVFMPLPEAQAYFNRNGDVNAIEVYIDKPDDVGVLRPAIQAAAERPVYIVDWRQRNATFFNALQVERNVMFLILTLIVLVAALNIVSGLIMLVKDKGHDIAVLRTMGATRGAVMRIFLITGASIGVVGTLCGFLLGVLVCLNIEEIRQFISYLTRTELFSPELYYLSRLPAEMNVSETGAVVGMALILSLLATLYPSWRAARLDPVEALRYE from the coding sequence ATGGCATCTTCCACGGCGACCGGGACCGACGAGCCCTCCGGCACGCGGCCCTTCTCCGCCTTCGAGTGGATGCTGTCGCTGCGTTATCTGAGGGCCCGCCGGAAGGAGGGCTTCATCTCGGTGATCGCCGGCTTTTCCTTCCTCGGCATCATGCTGGGGGTGGCCACCCTCATCATCGTCATGGCGGTGATGAACGGCTTCCGGCAGGAACTGCTCTCCAAGATCCTCGGGCTGAACGGGCACCTCCTGGTGCAGCCGATGGAAAGCCCGCTGACCGACTATCTGGCGGTGGCCGAGCGCATCTCCAAGCTCAACGGGGTGCGCCTCGCGGTGCCGCTGGTGGAGGGCCAGGCGCTCGCCTCCTCGCCCTACAATGCCTCCGGCGTGCTGGTGCGCGGCCTGTCGGAAAAGGATCTGCGGGCGCTGCCCTCCATCGCCAACAATATCCGCCAGGGCACGCTCGAAGGCTTCGATCAGGGGCAGGGGCTCGCCATCGGCAAGCGCCTCGCCGACCAGTTGTCTCTTCATGCCGGCGACAACATCACCCTGGTGGCGCCGCGGGGCGCGGTGACGCCCATGGGCACCTCGCCGCGCATCAAGGTCTACAAGGTGGCGGCGGTGTTCGAGATCGGCATGTCGGAATATGACGGCGCTTTCGTCTTCATGCCGTTGCCCGAGGCCCAGGCCTATTTCAACCGCAATGGCGATGTGAACGCCATAGAAGTCTATATCGACAAGCCGGACGATGTGGGCGTCCTGCGCCCCGCCATACAGGCGGCCGCGGAACGGCCCGTCTATATCGTCGACTGGCGACAGCGGAACGCCACCTTCTTCAATGCGCTCCAGGTGGAGCGCAACGTCATGTTCCTGATCCTGACGCTGATCGTGCTGGTGGCTGCGCTCAACATCGTGTCCGGCCTTATCATGCTGGTGAAGGACAAGGGGCACGACATCGCCGTGTTGCGCACCATGGGCGCGACGCGCGGGGCCGTGATGCGCATCTTCCTCATCACGGGGGCCAGCATCGGTGTGGTCGGCACCTTGTGCGGCTTCCTTTTGGGGGTGCTGGTCTGCCTCAATATCGAGGAGATCCGGCAGTTCATTTCCTACCTGACCCGTACCGAACTGTTCTCGCCCGAACTTTATTATCTCAGCCGCCTGCCGGCCGAGATGAATGTAAGCGAGACCGGCGCGGTCGTGGGCATGGCGCTGATCCTCTCCCTGCTGGCCACCCTCTATCCCTCCTGGCGCGCCGCGCGGCTCGACCCGGTGGAAGCCCTGAGATACGAGTGA
- the proS gene encoding proline--tRNA ligase: MRLSRYFLPILREVPKEAEIVSHRLMLRAGMVRQESAGIYAWLPLGHRVLNKICNIIREEQNRSGAIELLMPTIQSADLWRESGRYDDYGKEMLRIRDRHDREMLFGPTNEEMITEIVRAYVKSYKALPLNLYHIQWKFRDEVRPRFGVYRSREFLMKDAYSFDLDQAGARHSYNKMFVAYLRTFSRMGLKAIPMVADTGPIGGNLSHEFIILASTGESEVFCHGDYLDLPPPPAGVNFDDAAALQATVDQWTTLYAATSEKHDEAAFAAIPEGRRLAARGIEVGHIFYFGTKYSEPFGAKVQGPDGAEHLIHMGSYGIGPSRLIAAMIEASHDDAGIIWPDAVAPFQVGILNLKVGDAAVDGACAELYAKLTASGVDVLYDDTEERAGAKFATADLIGLPWQVLVGPKSLAEGKVELKRRVDGSRELLSLADAYERLKAH, from the coding sequence ATGCGCCTGTCCCGCTATTTTCTCCCCATCCTTCGCGAGGTTCCGAAGGAGGCGGAGATCGTTTCGCACCGGCTGATGCTGCGGGCCGGCATGGTGCGCCAGGAGAGCGCCGGCATCTATGCCTGGCTGCCGCTCGGCCACCGGGTGCTCAACAAGATCTGCAACATCATCCGCGAAGAGCAGAATCGCTCCGGCGCCATCGAACTGCTCATGCCCACCATTCAGTCGGCGGACCTGTGGCGGGAGAGTGGGCGCTATGATGATTACGGCAAGGAAATGCTGCGCATCCGCGACCGGCACGATCGCGAGATGCTCTTTGGCCCCACCAATGAAGAGATGATCACCGAGATCGTCAGGGCCTATGTGAAGTCCTACAAGGCGCTGCCGCTCAATCTCTACCACATCCAGTGGAAGTTCCGGGACGAGGTGCGCCCGCGCTTCGGCGTCTATCGCTCGCGCGAATTCCTCATGAAGGACGCCTATTCGTTCGATCTCGATCAGGCCGGCGCCCGCCATTCCTACAACAAGATGTTCGTCGCCTATTTGCGGACCTTCTCCCGGATGGGGCTGAAAGCGATTCCCATGGTGGCGGACACGGGGCCCATTGGCGGCAACCTCTCCCATGAGTTCATCATTCTCGCCTCCACCGGCGAGAGCGAAGTCTTCTGCCATGGCGATTATCTCGATCTCCCGCCGCCCCCGGCCGGCGTGAACTTCGACGACGCGGCCGCCCTCCAGGCGACCGTCGACCAGTGGACCACGCTTTATGCGGCCACCTCGGAAAAGCACGACGAGGCCGCTTTCGCCGCCATTCCCGAGGGCCGGCGCCTCGCCGCGCGCGGCATTGAGGTGGGGCACATCTTCTATTTCGGCACCAAATATTCCGAGCCCTTCGGCGCCAAGGTGCAGGGGCCGGACGGAGCCGAACATCTCATCCACATGGGCTCCTACGGCATCGGCCCCTCGCGGCTCATTGCGGCCATGATCGAGGCGTCTCACGATGACGCCGGCATCATCTGGCCGGACGCCGTGGCGCCCTTCCAGGTGGGCATCCTCAACCTGAAGGTGGGTGATGCGGCGGTGGATGGGGCCTGCGCGGAACTTTATGCGAAGCTGACCGCGTCCGGCGTCGATGTGCTCTATGATGACACCGAGGAGCGCGCCGGTGCCAAGTTCGCGACGGCCGACCTCATCGGCCTGCCCTGGCAGGTGCTGGTGGGACCGAAGAGCCTCGCGGAAGGCAAGGTGGAACTGAAGCGACGGGTGGACGGAAGCCGTGAGCTGCTTTCGCTGGCCGACGCCTATGAGCGCCTGAAGGCACACTGA
- a CDS encoding DUF1467 family protein: MQIGSILAIYFIVWWVVLFAVLPFGVKSQAESNAVEPGTDPGAPTRPLLLRKAIATSILAALVTAGLIYLARSGVVRLEDLPMPFKTDMD; the protein is encoded by the coding sequence GTGCAGATCGGCTCGATCCTCGCCATTTATTTCATCGTGTGGTGGGTGGTGCTCTTCGCAGTGCTGCCGTTCGGCGTGAAGTCTCAGGCCGAGAGCAATGCGGTTGAGCCGGGCACCGATCCTGGCGCTCCCACGCGACCGCTGCTTCTGCGCAAGGCCATTGCCACCTCTATTCTCGCCGCATTGGTCACTGCAGGGCTCATTTATCTGGCGAGGAGCGGCGTCGTGCGACTGGAAGACCTTCCCATGCCCTTCAAGACGGATATGGACTGA
- the mce gene encoding methylmalonyl-CoA epimerase — translation MIGRLNHVAIAVKDIAAATALYRDTLGAQVSEQVAQHAHGVTTVFIHLPNTKIELLEPLGEGSPIAKFLERNPDGGIHHICYEVEDILAARDQLKANGARVLGDGEPKIGAHGKPVLFLHPKDFNGTLVELEQA, via the coding sequence ATGATCGGACGTCTCAACCATGTGGCGATCGCGGTGAAGGACATCGCGGCGGCGACCGCACTCTATCGCGATACACTGGGCGCGCAGGTGTCTGAGCAAGTGGCCCAGCATGCCCATGGCGTGACCACGGTCTTCATCCATCTGCCCAACACCAAGATCGAGCTGCTGGAGCCGCTGGGAGAAGGGTCTCCCATCGCCAAGTTCCTTGAGCGCAATCCGGACGGGGGCATCCACCACATCTGCTACGAGGTGGAGGACATTCTGGCGGCGCGCGACCAGCTCAAGGCGAACGGCGCCCGCGTGCTCGGAGATGGCGAGCCCAAGATCGGCGCCCATGGCAAGCCGGTGCTGTTCCTTCATCCCAAGGACTTCAACGGCACCCTGGTGGAACTGGAACAGGCCTGA
- a CDS encoding ribonuclease J produces MADLQEMVFAPLGGVGEIGMNLGLYGFGPRRARRWLMVDLGMSFAGEEAPGVDLVLPDIRFLEAEKKNIEGLLLTHGHEDHVGAVLDLWPRLKVPVYTTRFTAGLLEAKRWAEAGAPNIPITVVRAGERLKIGPFEVEFIPVAHSIPDSHAIAIRTDSGLVLHTGDWKLDPNPVVGAVTDSARLKALGDEGVRAIICDSTNAIRDGVSPSEADVGATLKEIVAKAKHRVCFTTFSSNVARIRSIGEAAMAADRDVVVVGRAMDRVIGVAREQGMLDGIPPFRTVEAYGYLPRDKVVALLTGSQGEPRAALSRIASDDHPEIALSAGDLVVFSSRTIPGNERVVNKVINGLVKRGVRVMTDRDGLVHVSGHPRRGELEQMYGWVRPQVSIPVHGEPMHLAEHAALAKRLGVKEVVLCSDGHVVRLAPGPAERVDDIPFGRLYKDGKVLVSDAARTIPERRKLGYVGIVSVALAMDSKGAVMGDPSVELTGIPERGEGGVDMLDHVFDTVVATLDNLPRARRRDPDSLSESIERAVRSAVNVAWGKKPVCHVHIVEV; encoded by the coding sequence GTGGCGGATTTACAGGAAATGGTCTTCGCGCCGCTCGGCGGCGTCGGAGAGATCGGCATGAATCTCGGCCTCTACGGCTTCGGTCCCCGGCGCGCGCGCCGGTGGCTGATGGTCGATCTGGGCATGAGCTTTGCCGGGGAAGAGGCGCCGGGCGTCGATCTGGTGCTGCCCGACATCCGCTTCCTGGAAGCGGAGAAGAAGAATATCGAGGGCCTGCTCCTCACCCATGGCCATGAAGACCATGTGGGGGCGGTGCTGGACCTGTGGCCACGCCTGAAGGTGCCAGTCTACACCACGCGCTTCACGGCTGGCCTGCTGGAGGCCAAGAGGTGGGCCGAGGCCGGCGCGCCCAACATCCCCATCACGGTGGTGCGGGCGGGAGAGCGGCTCAAGATCGGGCCGTTCGAGGTGGAGTTCATCCCCGTCGCCCACTCCATTCCCGATAGCCACGCCATCGCCATCCGCACGGACTCCGGGCTGGTGCTGCATACGGGCGACTGGAAACTCGATCCCAATCCTGTGGTTGGTGCGGTCACCGATTCCGCTCGCCTCAAGGCTCTGGGCGATGAGGGTGTTCGCGCCATCATCTGTGATTCCACAAATGCCATCCGCGATGGCGTTTCGCCCTCCGAGGCGGATGTGGGGGCAACCCTCAAGGAGATCGTCGCCAAGGCCAAGCACCGGGTGTGCTTCACCACCTTCTCTTCCAATGTTGCCCGCATCCGGTCCATCGGCGAGGCGGCCATGGCGGCGGATCGCGACGTGGTGGTCGTGGGCCGGGCCATGGACCGGGTGATCGGCGTTGCCCGTGAGCAGGGCATGCTGGACGGCATTCCCCCGTTCCGGACGGTGGAGGCCTATGGCTATCTGCCCCGCGACAAGGTGGTGGCGCTGCTGACCGGCTCCCAAGGCGAGCCCCGGGCGGCCTTGAGCCGTATCGCGAGCGACGATCATCCCGAGATTGCCCTCTCAGCAGGCGACCTGGTGGTCTTCTCGTCGCGAACCATTCCCGGCAATGAGCGGGTGGTGAACAAGGTCATCAACGGCTTGGTGAAGCGCGGCGTGCGCGTGATGACGGACCGTGACGGCCTGGTTCATGTGTCCGGCCATCCCCGGCGGGGCGAACTGGAGCAGATGTACGGCTGGGTGCGGCCGCAGGTTTCCATTCCGGTTCATGGCGAGCCCATGCATCTGGCCGAACATGCCGCGCTGGCGAAGCGCCTCGGCGTCAAGGAAGTGGTCCTGTGCAGCGACGGCCATGTGGTGCGCCTCGCGCCGGGACCCGCCGAGCGCGTGGACGATATCCCGTTCGGCCGCCTCTACAAGGACGGCAAGGTGCTGGTGTCGGACGCCGCCCGCACCATTCCGGAGCGGCGCAAGCTCGGCTATGTGGGCATCGTTTCTGTTGCCCTGGCGATGGATTCCAAGGGCGCCGTCATGGGCGATCCCTCGGTGGAGCTCACCGGGATTCCGGAGCGTGGCGAGGGCGGGGTCGACATGCTCGACCATGTCTTCGACACCGTCGTCGCGACCCTCGACAACCTGCCGCGTGCGCGGCGGCGTGATCCGGATTCGCTCTCCGAGAGTATTGAGCGCGCGGTGCGGTCCGCGGTGAACGTGGCCTGGGGCAAAAAGCCCGTTTGCCACGTTCACATCGTGGAGGTCTGA
- a CDS encoding biotin--[acetyl-CoA-carboxylase] ligase, giving the protein MAPQRFQSLTIPIVRFTEIGSTNAEGLSRLSRGEPMPVWLVADIQTAGRGRRGRPWTSELGNLFASLVLPNPAPPAYVAQLCFVAGLALRDAVLAAAPLVVPEQLKLKWPNDLILDGGKLAGILVEGGNDPAGRPAAVVGFGVNCLHHPEGLPYKAISLDAVGCPTAPDRVLEALDRAMAVRLNQWNGGNGFPSVRTDWLRHALALGDTITVRIGEREVTGRFENIDARGALMLRRRDGIAEIITAGDVSLPKAE; this is encoded by the coding sequence ATGGCGCCACAGCGTTTTCAAAGCCTGACCATACCTATCGTCCGGTTCACGGAGATCGGCTCCACCAATGCGGAAGGCCTCTCGCGCCTTTCGCGCGGGGAGCCGATGCCCGTTTGGCTGGTCGCGGACATCCAGACTGCGGGCCGGGGGCGGCGGGGTCGTCCCTGGACCAGTGAGCTGGGCAATCTGTTCGCGTCCCTTGTCCTGCCCAATCCGGCACCCCCCGCTTATGTGGCGCAGCTCTGCTTCGTCGCCGGCCTTGCGCTGCGTGATGCGGTGCTCGCCGCGGCGCCCTTGGTGGTGCCGGAGCAGCTGAAGCTGAAATGGCCCAATGACCTGATCCTGGATGGCGGCAAGCTCGCCGGGATTCTGGTGGAGGGCGGCAACGATCCTGCCGGACGGCCAGCGGCCGTGGTTGGCTTCGGCGTGAACTGCCTGCACCATCCGGAGGGGCTGCCCTATAAGGCCATCAGCCTGGATGCGGTCGGCTGTCCCACGGCGCCCGATCGGGTGCTGGAGGCGTTGGACCGGGCCATGGCCGTGCGGCTCAACCAGTGGAATGGCGGCAACGGCTTTCCCTCTGTGCGTACCGATTGGCTTCGCCACGCTTTGGCCCTGGGCGACACCATCACCGTTCGCATCGGCGAGCGGGAGGTGACAGGCCGCTTTGAGAATATCGATGCCCGCGGCGCGCTCATGCTCCGCCGGCGAGACGGAATTGCTGAGATCATCACCGCCGGTGACGTCTCCTTGCCAAAGGCGGAATGA